The following is a genomic window from bacterium.
CGAGCGCGTGATCGAGCGCTGCCAGACCTGGCGCTTGCCCGTGGTGGCCGGCGGGCCGCTCTTCACCAACGAGCCCGAGCGCTTCCCGCAGGTGGACCACCTCGTGCTCGGCGAGGCCGAGGTCGCGCTGCCCGGCTTCCTCGCCGCGCTGGCCCGCGGCGAGGCGCCGCGCGTCACCGAGAGCACCGAGCGCGCCGACATGGCCGCCTCGCCCACCCCGCGCTGGGACCTGCTCGACCTGAAGCGCTACGCCTCGATGAGCATCCAGACCAGCCGCGGCTGCCCCTTCGACTGCGAGTTCTGCAACGTCACCGCGCTCTTCGGCCACCGCATGCGTCTGAAGAGCGCCGCGCAGGTCACGGCCGAGCTGGATTCGCTCCACTCCCGCGGCTGGCGCGGCGAGATCTTCTTCGTCGACGACAACCTGATCGGCAACAAGCGCGCGCTGCGCAGCGAGCTGCTGCCCGCCCTCACGGCCTGGCGCCGCGGCAAGCCGCGCCCGCGCTTCTACACGCAGGTGTCGATCAACCTGGCCGACGACCCCGCGCTGCTCGCCGCCATGGCGGCCGCCGGCTTCGAGCGCGTCTTCATCGGCATCGAAACGCCCGAGGAGAGCAGCCTCAGCGAGTGCAGCAAGCGCCAGAACCTGGGCCGCGACCTCGTGGCCAGCGTGCAGCACATCCAGCGCGCGGGGATCGAGGTGCAGGGCGGCTTCATCGTCGGCTTCGACAGCGATTCACCCGGCGTCTTTCAGCGGCAGATCGACTTCATCCAGAGAAGCGGCATCGTCACTGCGATGGTGGGCCTCCTCCAGGCGCCGGCCGGCACTCGCCTGCACGCGCGCCTGAAGCGCGAAGGCCGCCTCACCGGCTCCATGTCGGGGGACAACGCGGACGGCTCCACGAACATCGTGCCGCGCATGAACGCGCAGGCGCTGCAGGAAGGCTATCGAAGCATTCTTCGCGGCATCTACGCGCCGCGACCCTACTACGCCCGCATCCGCACGCTGCTGCGCGAGCACCGCTCGCAGCAGAAGCCGCGCCGCCTGCACTGGGTGGACCTGCGCGCCTTCGGCGAATCGCTCGTCCGCCTGGGGATCCTCGGCCGCGAACGCGGCCAGTACTGGCGACTGCTCGGCTGGACTCTCTGCCACGACGCCCGCAAGCTGCCCCTCGCGGTGACCCTGGCCGTGACCGGCCATCACCTGCGCCGCGTCTGCGAGCTGCAGCTCGCCTAGGACCCAACGGATTCTGCCTGCGAGACCGGGACGTGCGTATACCGGCGCCGACCCTCTGCCGTAGGTCTGCGTTCGCCGCTGCGCGGCACCGCCCCACGAGGTTCCGATGCACCTTACTCCCGCCGAGCTCCTCACGCGCGCCCAGCCGCAGACGGCCTGGGCGAGGCGTCTTCAGTCTCCGCTGCTGCGCATCCCGCAGGCCCTGCTCTTCCTCGCGCCGGGAGTGCTGCTGCTCACCCTGCTCGCCACCTTCGCCGCCGGCGCCTTCGGCCAGGAGCTGATGTTTCGCGTCATCGTCTACCGGCTCGTGGAGGAGTGGACGGGCACCGTGATCGCCATGATCGCCGTGACGCTCATCATTCGGCCTCGCGCACCTGGGCAACGCCAACATGGACCCGCTCGCCTTCGCGCTCACGCGGCGGCTCTGGTTCGTCTTCGGCATCCACCTGGGCTGGAACTTCCTGCAGGACGGCGTGCTCGGCCTGCCGAACTCGGGCATCACGGCGCTGCCGAGCTGGCTCGCGGGCGAAACGAGCGGTCCCCGCTGGCTCAGCGGCGGTTCCTTCGGCCTGGAGTCGTCACTGGTGAGTGTTCTGCTTCGGCTCGCGGTCGCCGGCCTGCTGCTCGTGCGAGTAGTCCGCCGCCGCCAGTTCGTCTCCTCGCGCAACCGGAAGCCTTTTGCTACCATCGACGTTGAGTCGGCTTCCCCATCCTCGGAAGGAGCCCCCCGACCATGAGCACGACGATTCTCGTCACCGGCGCCACGGGCAAGGTGGGCCGGGCCACGGTGGCCGCCCTCGCTCGCCGCGGCGCTGCCGTGCGCGCCGCCACGCGCCAGCCCGAACACTACCAGCCGCCGGCTGGCGGGGTGAGCGCGGTGCATCTCGACTTCAACGACCCGGACAGCTTCGCCCCCGCGCTCGAGGGCGCCGAGCGCCTCTTCCTGATGGCCGCGCCGATGGACGCCGGCGCCGGCCCCAAGCTGCGCGGGCTCATCGAGAGCGCGCGGGCGGTGGGTCTGGAGCGCGCCGTCCTCATGACCGCAATGGGTGTCGAGCGCGCGCCGGGGTCTCCGCTCGGGCAGGTGGAGGCGGGCCTCAAGGCCAGCGGCCTCGCCTGGACGATCCTGCGCCCCAACTGGTTCATGGAGAACTTCCACCCCGGCTGGATCGGCGGCATGATCAAGAGCGGCGCGATCAGCTTGCCCGCCGGCGACGCGCGCGTCAGCTTCATCGCGGCCGAGGACATCGGCGAGGCGGCGGCGGTCGCGCTCACCGAAGATGGCCACGAGGGACGCGAGTACACGCTGACCGGTCCCGCCGCCCTGGGTTGGGACGAGGTCGCCGCGCACTTCGCCCAGCTCACCGGCCGTTCGGTGAACTACCACGCGATCAGCGACGCGGACATGCGTGCCGGGATGGCGGCGCAGGGCCTGCCCGCTTCAGCGATCGACTACCTCAGCGTGCTCTTCGGGGCCATGCGGGCGGGAGGCTGCGCGCCGGTCGCCGGCGACATCAAGGGCCTCATCGGCCGCGCGCCGCGGAGTCTCGCCGAGTTCACCGCGAAGCAGCGCGGCGCCTGGGCCTAGTCGGCGCGGCACCAGGAGCGCAGGGCGAAGCGCTTGCCGGAGGGCAGCGCGGTTTTGCCGTGGGCGCACAAGATGAGTCCGGCCGCGGCGGCCTCCGCTTCGAGCGCGGCCGTCTCGCGCAGCGCGAGCCGCGCCCCGAAGCGGCTGCGATGGCGCGCCTCGGCGAGCGCCAGGTTCAGGGGTTGTCCGGGCTCATCGCGCCATCGCCGCCGCCGGCGTGGCCGCTTCCTCGAGCATCGGCAGCATGTCCGCGGCGCTCAGGATGCCGCGAACGCGGCTGTTCATGGCGGTGAGCACGAGGCGGCGCTTCGTGGCCCGCGCCATGCAGCAGAGCTGCGCGAGGGCCCCGACACCGGCGCCATCCATGTACTCGACTCCATTCATGTCCAGAATGAGAAGACGGACTCCGGCCGGCGTGGCGGCCGCCGCTTCGAGGAGCCGCTTGCTGGCGCCCGGTCCGGACAGGCGGCCGCGCAGCCGCAGCAGCTCGACCTCCGGACCGGGCCGTTCTGCGGCCACGTGTAGAAGTTCAATCGCCATGAAAACCTCGGGGGGAAGAGAAGGCTCGGGTACTCCGCGTCATTAGACACCCGATTGACGCGGGAAGTTACGCGCGAGCCCTGTTTCCGATTCAAAGCCTGGGGAGAGGATCTTGCGAAGAAAAAGGCTCCCGGAGAGCTCCGGGAGCCAGGGCATTCGCATTCCACTCGTCGCGCCGCGATGCTCCACGAACTAGAACTCGCGGACGCTTCTCCTGCCTCGCGGATCCTTGAGGACGATCGGCGGCGTGACCCAGGCCTCCTCGCCGTCGTCGGGCAGGAGGTCTTCGAACTCGCTGGTGCTCTTCAGCCCCGCGAGGGCCGCGGCGCCGCCCAGCGCCTTCAGCTCCGCATCGTAGTAGTCGAACCAGGGGATGCCGGCCGCGGCGTAGCTGCTCGCGCCGAGCGGCCGATTGGG
Proteins encoded in this region:
- a CDS encoding NAD-dependent epimerase/dehydratase family protein, which translates into the protein MSTTILVTGATGKVGRATVAALARRGAAVRAATRQPEHYQPPAGGVSAVHLDFNDPDSFAPALEGAERLFLMAAPMDAGAGPKLRGLIESARAVGLERAVLMTAMGVERAPGSPLGQVEAGLKASGLAWTILRPNWFMENFHPGWIGGMIKSGAISLPAGDARVSFIAAEDIGEAAAVALTEDGHEGREYTLTGPAALGWDEVAAHFAQLTGRSVNYHAISDADMRAGMAAQGLPASAIDYLSVLFGAMRAGGCAPVAGDIKGLIGRAPRSLAEFTAKQRGAWA
- a CDS encoding STAS domain-containing protein yields the protein MAIELLHVAAERPGPEVELLRLRGRLSGPGASKRLLEAAAATPAGVRLLILDMNGVEYMDGAGVGALAQLCCMARATKRRLVLTAMNSRVRGILSAADMLPMLEEAATPAAAMAR
- a CDS encoding DUF4070 domain-containing protein; amino-acid sequence: MNLPRLPFARPLGRRALLIYPEFPETFWSFGHALKFVGKRASLPPLGLVTVAALLPDSWQLRLIDLNVTRLTDADLAWADIALVSAMSVQSASAERVIERCQTWRLPVVAGGPLFTNEPERFPQVDHLVLGEAEVALPGFLAALARGEAPRVTESTERADMAASPTPRWDLLDLKRYASMSIQTSRGCPFDCEFCNVTALFGHRMRLKSAAQVTAELDSLHSRGWRGEIFFVDDNLIGNKRALRSELLPALTAWRRGKPRPRFYTQVSINLADDPALLAAMAAAGFERVFIGIETPEESSLSECSKRQNLGRDLVASVQHIQRAGIEVQGGFIVGFDSDSPGVFQRQIDFIQRSGIVTAMVGLLQAPAGTRLHARLKREGRLTGSMSGDNADGSTNIVPRMNAQALQEGYRSILRGIYAPRPYYARIRTLLREHRSQQKPRRLHWVDLRAFGESLVRLGILGRERGQYWRLLGWTLCHDARKLPLAVTLAVTGHHLRRVCELQLA